In Rutidosis leptorrhynchoides isolate AG116_Rl617_1_P2 chromosome 2, CSIRO_AGI_Rlap_v1, whole genome shotgun sequence, one genomic interval encodes:
- the LOC139889445 gene encoding uncharacterized protein: MAHIITHKNNTGETPFSLVYGSEAVIPAEITVPTERILSYIEGENDERLRTNPNYAEEHREMAAIHKATNKQRITKYYDKRVRARTYKVEDLVWSDNQASRAQNTWKLGPNWEGPYKVIGISNTRAYKLAELM; the protein is encoded by the coding sequence ATGGCGCACATAATAACGCACAAGAACAACACAGGAGAAACACCATTCAGTTTGGTATACGGTTCTGAGGCGGTAATTCCAGCAGAAATAACCGTTCCAacagaaaggattctgtcatacaTCGAGGGTGAAAATGACGAAAGGCTGCGCACCAATCCAAATTATGCGGAGGAGCACAGGGAAATGGCGGCGATCCACAAAGCCACCAACAAGCAGCGCATAACAAAATATTACGACAAGCGCGTGCGGGCAAGGACATACAAGGTAGAAGATCTTGTGTGGAGCGACAACCAAGCAAGCAGGGCCCAAAACACTTGGAAGTTGGGGCCAAACTGGGAGGGACCTTACAAGGTCATTGGGATCAGTAACACCAGAGCTTACAAACTGGCAGagcttatgtga
- the LOC139889446 gene encoding uncharacterized protein — protein sequence MPIYFVSKALSGSELNYLSMEELVYALVVTSRRLRRYFQALLISVLTDQPIRQLLYKSEISGRLTKWAIELGEHKIAYCARSAIKGQVMAENLAETATDMPVICDSEQLPALSPELWELYTDGAVSSEGAGAGLILTGPHQEEHTYAPRFNFKVINNEAEYEALLAGMRIAQELGVKKLQAYVDLHLVANQINGTFDANEKSMQSYLGLADVLRKLAALTFNHLEKKILVEQVFKKSTDSEITVASVEEEEATWMIDIIEFLRTGSLPEGEKESMKIRVKAPNYEL from the exons ATGCCAATATACTTCGTCAGCAAAGCGTTGTCAGGAAGCGAGTTAAACTATCTCTCCATGGAAGAGCTCGTATACGCGCTCGTTGTCACTTCCCGCCGTCTACGTAGATACTTCCAAGCACTTCTAATTTCGGTACTCACCGACCAACCTATACGACAACTACTTTACAAGTCAGAGATATCGGGGAGATTAACTAAATGGGCGATAGAGCTAGGAGAGCATAAAATCGCATACTGTGCTAGAAGTGCTATTAAAGGACAGGTGATGGCAGAAAATCTGGCCGAAACAGCGACTGATATGCCAGTAATCTGCGATTCTGAACAACTCCCCGCGCTTTCTCCTGAACTGTGGGAGCTCTATACCGATGGAGCAGTGAGCTCGGAGGGCGCTGGTGCAGGTTTGATCCTCACAGGCCCGCATCAGGAAGAGCACACATACGCTCCGCGATTCAACTTTAAGGTGATAAACAATGAGGCAGAATATGAGGCGCTACTAGCAGGGATGCGTATAGCCCAGGAGTTGGGAGTAAAAAAGTTACAAGCCTATGTAGATTTGCATTTAGTCGCTAATCAGATAAATGGCACATTCGACGCCAACGAAAAATCAATGCAATCATACCTGGGTCTG GCGGATGTACTCCGTAAGCTGGCAGCTCTCACCTTCAACCATTTGGAAAAGAAAATACTAGTGGAGCAAGTTTTCAAGAAATCCACCGATTCGGAGATAACGGTTGCATCTGTCGAAGAGGAAGAAGCAACTTGGATGATAGACATCATAGAATTCCTGCGGACCGGGTCTTTGCCCGAAGGAGAGAAGGAATCAATGAAGATTAGGGTGAAAGCGCCAAATTACGAACTGTGA